A region of the Lycium barbarum isolate Lr01 chromosome 1, ASM1917538v2, whole genome shotgun sequence genome:
AGCCTGTCTATAAGGTACTTGACGATAATTCTTCTGAAGATTTTCCCCGTGGTCTGATTATTATGTGAATTCTTGAATTGCAAATGTTACTGTGGCTAGTTTAACTTGCCTTCCTGACACGGTAAAAGACTTTTCTGCAATTATTTTTCAGTTAATACACTTCAAATTTTGAAATGTTATGCTTTGCTTATTACAGGCAAATGGCATGGCAGCATATACAGTGACACTAATTACCTATCTCAGTCTTTGGTGGTAAGAAGTTCCATTCACATACTGAGGCATTTTTACTTGCTCTAGAACTCTGAAAAATTGACTCTATGGAGTGCTGTTTTGGAAAATGATACTGGTTTTCTTTGGGAATAGCAGTTTTGCACGGGAAAGTATTATGACTTCCTTTTGCTAATAACTGAAGCTAGCACAGTAGCACATAATGAATTTGGGTATAGGTCCGATTTATTAGTTTGTTTAGTTAAAATATCAATTCTTTCCCTATAGTTTGTGAACGTGCAACTTCACTATAATTGTAAGGAAAATGTTTATATTCTTTTGTGGTATTCATGTATGATGTAACTACTTGTTTGATTGTTCATGATTCACTGCCATCTTGAATATTAGTTGTGACAGCTGTGCGTCTCAAATAATTAAGTCTAGAAAATTAATCACCTTCTGGTCCTTATTTTTGCCTCCTGTTTGTCAGGTTTGGAATATTCAATCCTACAATTGTGTATGATCATCTGGGAGAGATTCTCTCCACACTAAATTTTGGAAGCTTAATCTTCTGTCTCTTATTATACATAAAAGTAAGCTTACAAAAGAATCCTCAGAAATAATGTGTTTTTCTTTATACATATACCTCTCTGATACATGTTGTTGACATATACAAGGGTCATGTTGCACCATCTTCCACTGATCATGGTTCATCAGGGAACATAATAGTCGATTTCTATTGGGTAAGCATCTTTTGCAATATAAGATTCATGAAGActatttcttgtttttctttgatAAGTCAAACAACCTGGTGTTGCAAGTATGCATGAAGATCACTTTACTGTCTTGACTACTTTATTCTGTCTTTTGTTTTCTCAATGAAAAATGAAATTGGTGATACTAGAAAGGCCTGATTTGAATCTTGTGCTGCAATACCCTTTTTAAGTGATCTCATAAGTCTTAATTTACTCTTTAGGGGATGGAGCTATATCCTCGCATTGGCAAACATTTTGATATCAAGGTCTTCACAAACTGCAGATTTGGCATGATATCTTGGGGAGTTCTCCCTATTACCTACTGCATAAAGCAGGTAAATGCTCTAAGGGAAGTCCTTGAAAGTGAGAATGAAGGGTATTCTATAATTTGCAGTTGTTGCTAGCCCTATTGCCACTGGTGATGGCTAGTAATTTGGTTTCCTTAGTCAGGCAATCGAGAAAGAATAAATTTACTTGCTTTCCATTATTAGACTTtgccccagaccccacttgtgggattacactgtgtTGTTGTTGCTCCGTTATTAGACTTATAAATGCAGTGGGCCCTCTGAGATAAATTGTTGTTTTTTTGGTTCTTCTGTACTAGCACCATCCAGGAGAGAAAGGGAGAGGCATTATTTGAAGTACTTTCTTGTTCTTTCATCTGAGGAGCCCCAAACAGTTTTCTGTTACTGTCAATATATGTACCTGTTCGATTAACATTCAATTCCATTTTATGGAGTTCGAAAGTTCGTAGCATTTTTTAATGTATGCATTTCAATTTTTGCAGTATGAAGAATATGGGAGTCTCTCTGATTCCATGCTTGTATATACCATAGTGACGTTGGTATATGTCACAAAATTCTTTTGGTGGGAAGCAggctactggaacaccatggataTTGCACATGACAGAGGTTTGTATTGTTTGTCCTGTTTGTTTGTTTGTCGTTTTTAGTGCCTTACCTTTGCTCTCTGTGCTATGTTGGTTTCTTATTTCCCTACCATGAATGCAAGATATAATGTTTTGTTCGTTTTGGCAGCCGGCTTTTACATATGCTGGGGATGCTTGGTATTTCTTCCATGTATATATACTTCTCCTGGCATGTACCTTGTCAAACATCCTGTAAATCTTGGACTTCAGGTACCTTTGACTTCCCCAAAAATCTGTCATACGTTATTTAGATGCTAATATGGTCCACTGCATGTTACTTCTGATTCATTTGTACCTAAGGTTTTTGACTTAGTATCTTTCCATACCAAGATTATCATTTGGAAGAACAGTTTTCGGTTAAACTACTCGTATCCAGTAGAGTATGCATTGAATTTACAAGCATTATAGAGCATCTGAATAAGCTAaaaatataagtatattttattCTTCAAGCAGTATGGTTAACAAAAAACAAGTACACTTGCTTCTTTCACCATCCCTAATCTGTTAGTTCTGTGCTTGTGATGGCCCTGACTCTTTCTTTTTCCGCAGCTTGCAATTTATATTCTAGTAGCTGGTATTCTCTGCGTATACATAAACTATGATTGTGACAGACAGAGGCAAGAGTTCCGCAGAACAAATGGCAAATGCCTTGTCTGGGGAAAGGCTCCATCGAAGGTTGGAGGATAGCATCTATgatttactccctctgtccaacTTATATAATACTCTTTTTATTTTTGTGACATCCCAAAGTGTTTGATAGCATCCTTTAATGTTATCACACTAACAAACTTTCACGATTTTCAAAAGATTAAGTTAGTTTAGCTATTCAACTTTTAACCTTTAATGTGATATTTTCTTTATCAAATCAGTTTTTCAATCATGATTTTATTTACTTCCACTACCACTAATATAATATACAAGTCATTTAAACTCCATTTCTAGTCAAAATATTTTAGAATTCTCTTTTCCGTTTGCAATAATATCTGATTTGGTTTCTATTTTCCTGTAGATTGTTGCCTCTTACACTACTACCACTGGTGAGACTAAAACCAGCCTTCTCCTGACATCTGGATGGTCAGTTCCTTTCTTTCGACCATGTTAACTTTATAGGACCAAATAGTTATTCTCTTTCTGCCACCAATTTTCTTGTTTACAAGCTGTAGTCAATTGAACCACCAGTTTTGTTCTTTACAAGCTGTACCAAATTGCGCTTTCAAGGAGTGCTAAATGAGCTACAAAAAGCATGTGTAGTTCAAAGAACATCTTTACCGTTTTGTTCTCATTTTTTCTTTAACTATTTCTAAAGCACTTGACCCTGAGAGTACTGTATATGTGAGATGCAACATTAAATATAAACCTCAAACATTTTGCAGGTGGGGCTTAGCGCGACACTTCCATTATGTTCCAGAAATACTAGCTTCATTTTTCTGGAGTGTGCCGGCTCTTTTCAACCATGTAAGCGTTCTCTTACACCAAATAGACAGAATCTTACATTATTATACATATCAAGAagaaatttaaaaatattctgcctCCTCTCTTTCATTTTTGAACTGTCCACTAAGGTGCTGGAATCTAACCAATTCCTTCTCCTCCTTGCAGTTCATTCCCTACTTCTATGTAATCTATCTGACGGTCCTCCTGTTTGATCGAGCCAAAAGGGATGATGAACGGTGCAAGTCAAAGTAAGCAACTCAACCTTTATTCTCACTCTTTTACAAAAGCTTGATCTTTATGCAATTCAAAACACAACGAACCTTGTGTGCAAACAAAAGGACATTTTTATTGTTCTTAAACTTTAGAACATAAGCGCTCTCCCTTGTCATACTTGCTACTGTTTTTCTTGACCACTTTAGGTATAGGAATTGTGCACAATGCTTCAAATTAGGATAAGCAACAAAAGATACATCTCTTCTCCAATATGCAGAGATGACAAAGGGCTATTTTATTTTCAACGGAACTCCATTTTCACTTTTTAGTTAAGGAAATGGAAAAATTATAGTCCATTGTACATCGTATGGAGAGAGATACAGAGAGTTCTTGGCAGAAGCTATGTTGCTTGGATCCTCCAAAATATGCTGCCCACCCACATCAGATCTTCCAAAAATGTATTTGGAGGATCCAAGCAACATAGGAGCGGAAAACTAGCGTCAAGAGACATCTTTATCAGAGGTTTCCTTGTCCGGCCCCTCATAAAAGATGTTACTTTAAGACGGGCTTGTTTTGGTTAAGTGAGGGGTATAAGCAGCAAGAAGTATGAAGTTAGATCATACTAAAAGCGATGAAAAGATTAGTGCAAGCATTCTAATGTCAATAAACAACTGGATGCTTCGTATGGTCTACCCTATAAAGATGTGTGGTCAGTTATTATTAATGTGCCCTTTCGCGGCATGTTGTGTCTATGAAATCTAGTGAGGGTGAAACTTTGACAAAGCCTTGCTTCTTTGCAGGTATGGGAAATACTGGAAAAAGTATTGTGAAAAGGTGCCTTACCGAGTCATAGCCGGAATTTACTAGTGGTTTTTGGTCTGCCAAGAATGTGATCTTCCACTGATGAATCTTGAAAGGGTGGTTGTCCCAGAGCATAGATGTTTCCCTCCCTTTTTCCAGATATTCATTCTAGGTCTTCAATAAATGCTGCTAGTATTTCAGATGTAGTATTTAGACTATTAGAATTATTTTCTATGAAGTAAGTTTAGTTGAACCAACATCCCATTTCTGTGGTTGTTTTAACACCATGAAAAAGCCAGCTTGAAATATCATTCCAATTAAAATTTGCATTAAAGCACATTTCCATAAATCTCACTTGCCCTCCCCTCTGCTCAGGAAGTATTCCAACAATAGAGAGAGTTATATGCCCTCATTGTTTTGTAACGCAAAATTCCTGTGTGTAATTACTTAGAGTTGGATAAAAATTTGTACCGGTAATATCGTTAGCCTATGTTCCAACACTTTATCTAATCTAGTATTGATCATGAGCTTTTTATCATATGGGATTAAAAAAAAGTTTAATATAatgaaaaatcaaaataaaatttaGAATTATTAATTGTTAGAATTTCAAACAAAGAGCGCCTTAGATAGGGCGGTTAATTTGATGTATGAGATAAATGAAGAAAATAGATCTTGCATCCATGTTCTAGACATGGAAAATGTATTTTAAACTCTTTCTTAAAGTCAAAGGCTTAAAATTTGTAGAAAAGAATAAGAGAAAGCAAGTGGTAGATAACTAACTAAACATCTACGTAATCCTATTTTCTGTCATTTTATGCGCTTTAGCCTTTAAGACATTATTATTACGAACATGCATGTATTGTTACTACAGAGACTATtcgaaatgaaataaaatgaaaattcgTGTAACTAATGCGGATATTATTCTCCACCATATACCACCAGaaaatactccttccgtcccatattagttATCAACATTACTAAGAATACTTGTTCCAAATACTTGTCATATTACAAAATCAAAATGAAATTAGTTAACTTTATCTCATCTTGCCCTTAATATTAAATATTCTTAAAAGTAACCAATATTGAAGCATATTTATTAAAGAGAGATTAgaataaattaataaataaaaaaaaattaattatgatttTCAAGAGGCGTACAAAGGGAAACGTAACAAGTAATATGGAGCGGAGGGAGTAGGATTTATCCGCCATTAACTGCTCCGGCGTCTGTTTATCCAGGAAGAATCAGAAACAAGAAGCTGCaaccaaccaaacactcaaattATTAATGCAAAAATGTAATACTCAAATTATTTTCAATAACTAATACACTCGACCGACCTCCAATAATTTCCAAACATGTATGCTTGGGATTATGCCtgttaaccggttccaaccggaaccggaccgggaaccggttaggaaaccggccggttccggttccaaaaccggaaccgcctaaccggttccggtttaccggttttaaagtccaaaccggaaccggtccggtttggattgcttaaaatatatatatattttttttgtattatatatgtatattatagtatttatttgtatattgtagctatattttcatatgttatacaactttatagttaaagtttaaatatttactgactaacagcctaacagcaagtcaacaatacagaatagtgcttttcgtatacatatatatatgtataacttacatatacttatatatatgtataacttaatatatatatatatatatatatatatatatactatacatacttatatataacttaatatatatatactatatatacatatctactatatatactatatatacttatatactatatatacttatatatgtgtataacttaatatatatactatatatacttatatatatgtactatatactatatatacttacttatatactatatatacttatatactatatatactattttttctttatatactatatatacttatatatgtttaagtatactatatactttaatatacttataagtatattcttagtatattttaggtatattcataacttaataaaagtaaaaatatgaacacaagtaaatagaagaaagctcaatgagccatatattttattcattcttggataacatttatttgcaagttgtatttttttttaacttgcaaataatacatgagttatacaaaaatagtacaataataaaatcactaattttgaaccatttcgttaatttcccccacatcatattcgttcatggaaatatcttcaaagtcttccatttggcccggtccactagctatcaaatcttcaatttcttcctcttcgccttgcttcgcttctgagttttggttgcgtcgctccgatctaatccaatctcgaatgcacactagtacttgcaagctaaagccggataatgaatgtctatggtctccaatttgctgtcttccttggctaaatgcgctctccgaagccacagttgatacttgaaccgtaaggatatctcgagccattcttgaaagtaccggatagcttgccttgtacttcttccaccatgctaagacgtccacctcatccagttggctgatatccacatttggctgcattacataaaagttaaattcatcaaagtttgcagtagaagaagaagaagttggctgtgaatgtaaaacttttaaacccgacaagccctttttgctactctgagaagtagtagggcgtggagcaacgggtgtagcacgttcttccaaactagaataatgagtaaaaactcttctaaactcatcatcaatagcgagatcggcttcagctaaagatggttgaactccctcttcaatttctaaaaatgtataaatttgactaaccaaatttttagtataagacacttttaaacaaggatttaaaagggaacccaatataaataaagttgggatgggaaaaaaatacttcttaaatttgattatcatttcaaaaatagccacttgataatcgggtttatatttatactcttgtaaaactctagctatttccgctaagtaggctaaaattccggttaccgtgggataaaattgtctagaaaaagcaagagttgcattataaaaattttctaagagttcaatacattctttaacatcttctcaatgcctaaaagttaaccaatcctcactatcagtattatatttgttgtgaacttgttgtatgggaatcctatactcatatgcttgttgtagcataatgtaagtgtagttccatctagtctcaatttctacttgaattttcctaggtctaaggttattttccacacaagcattcttaaaatctctaattcttcccctattagcattacaaaaaagaaacgcaacagtatttctaactttttgaacagaatcatcaaaatgcacaagaccatctttaacaattaaatttaaaatgtgacaactacatcttacatgaaaaatatttcttagaggagggtttatttctctttttaaaagaccaattgcctttgtattattagaagcattatctaaagcaatacaaagtgtttttctataaatgttaaaaaatctcattatagtagacattgaatcggctaaaatttttccatcgtgacgaccttttccttcgtcatataaaaaagctataattcttttttgcataacccagttgtcatcaacccaatgacatgtaatagcaaaaaaatctaaatggttaatactaagacccaaatcagcggtaagacaaacattacaatttaaagaattaaatacatggcgcaaataaaatctatattttttaaacaaatctataacatcggctctacaagtacttctaggaataccctcaaataacgggttataacaacgttgaatgtaagtaacaaatcccaaacccgagggaaaggaaaatggtaaacaatcataagctaccattttagttatttctacgcgttcttttttcttgtcatacttaaaatttctaccggttcgtgggtctatcgtcatttgaatcccccccacatttgaacccgtttgttctccccaaatatccatatgtttggttctcatatgaccatttagtgtacccgttccaccaaccttaccagttccttgcttaaaactaaatacttgtccacatagggtacacgtagctgtttggttttccctattcttagtcataaatttccaaactttagctgttggcttacgacttctaggcggtttgtcttgtgtatgtgattgtgcaggacatgtatctcctatgggattttcggggggttgtgtttcatcatcatcatcatctaagtcttcattaaaagtgtcggtaaaatgttgttgcattgcctcatgacctaaaagtggattatttccaccaacatcaatacctaaattaggtgtttcttacacaaatgtttcctcattaagcgcacccctaacagtacgactactactaccggcaccacgtcttaatctctttgacattattaaatagaattaatttaaatcacaatcaaataaatcacaagaaaataaattacaacaaattaaattgctagaattaaattgcgtaaattaaattgcgaaaaataaattgctagaattaaattgcgaaaaataaagatagagttggaacgaaggtaccaaattgccggattaatttccaacaaagtgaaggcagctagaattgcaaatccaccaaagctacttcggattattgcaaaatcaccaactcca
Encoded here:
- the LOC132603938 gene encoding 7-dehydrocholesterol reductase-like; translation: MAESQLVHPPLFTYVSMLALLTLVPPFVILMWYTNVHADGSVLQTFNYLKENGLQGLINIWPRPTAVAGKIIICYALFEAALQLLLPGKRVEGPISPTGHKPVYKANGMAAYTVTLITYLSLWWFGIFNPTIVYDHLGEILSTLNFGSLIFCLLLYIKGHVAPSSTDHGSSGNIIVDFYWGMELYPRIGKHFDIKVFTNCRFGMISWGVLPITYCIKQYEEYGSLSDSMLVYTIVTLVYVTKFFWWEAGYWNTMDIAHDRAGFYICWGCLVFLPCIYTSPGMYLVKHPVNLGLQLAIYILVAGILCVYINYDCDRQRQEFRRTNGKCLVWGKAPSKIVASYTTTTGETKTSLLLTSGWWGLARHFHYVPEILASFFWSVPALFNHFIPYFYVIYLTVLLFDRAKRDDERCKSKYGKYWKKYCEKVPYRVIAGIY